GTCTAAAGGAAAAGTACGGCACAAAATGATCACACATGGTTTATCTCTTTATCACATATTAACTGGTTAGGGTGCACTGAAACGCTGTGTCTGTAAGGGCTGAAAGGCCTCACTGATGGCGACGATGGGCGTGATGATGGGGACGGCCAGCGGCGCGATGAACAGATAGACGGATCGAGGCAGGAAGGGGATTTTCCAGGTGCTGGAGTCTCCCAAAGGGATCACATTAGTGTGAGCGTGATGCATCTTGACGTGAGCCTGAACGCCGGCCCGCGCTGAGAACGAGCCGCACACCTGAGAGACCGCAGAGATTCACATGATGCATGCAGAAGACTACAGAAGAGACCACAGCTCATCAAAATCTCTTCTCATTTAAGAGTTTTTGCAGCGTTTAAAACAGAAAAGATATGTAAATGAAGAATCATGCACCATTTCCAGATGACCATTTCTACCAGATGTAAGTACATAAGTGTCACTGATCAGGTAACTCTTTGTACAGATGGTCAAATATACCTGCTTCTACTGAAGCTCAAGATGCTTTTTGGAACATCTCAAATCATGCgagattttaatttaatgtgatgatttaataatttaattttcgtAATTAAATTTAGATTAGgacatatttaaattgtaaatgtatcattaattttaatcgtaaaatgttttacatatatttgcaaaacgtgtatttaaatacataatacatatacacagaagacacacatatatatattatgcaaacaaatttttttattttggatttgattaatctcaattaatcatttgacatcagtaatttatatattacttcaaaagttactttttttgtattaagtaatttttacttttattataaagtGCCATTTTAActgattatataatttaatttcattaaaatgataaaatattttaaataatagttacatttttaatactttaatttactgttttaattaaataattagcaaacatttaaatatctaaattatgtaaatatttaatatattaaataatttaaaaaataataataatttacattttaaactaaatataGGTCAGTTGTTCTTGGTTCAAATGAAGCTCAAGATACTTTTTGGATCATTCTCCAGTGCTCGTGtcattaaaaactgaacatttgatTCGGAAATCTGATTACATTCATATTGTTGTTCATGCTgcatataaaactataaaatcgAATAATTTTTCGGCCCCACTGTATATACATGAGCACAGACTGATTCCATGGAATATGACCAACATTATAACTCTTTTACATTCTTGAGAGGATGGAAACTGTAAATTAATCTAAATCCTCTTAATCTATGAAGTTAATGCATGAAGAATTAATCGGAGAAATTCTTTCCATACTTTTGCATTTTTGTGTTGCAGAGAATTAGCTCCATGTGCAACACACTTCACTTACACACTGATGACCAAAAACACATGGAATTAAGGTGAAAATGGAAAAGCATGCCTTTTTCTTTGTTAATGATAGATTTTCCTATATTaacaatgtttaatattttcacaTGGGCAGCAAGTCTCACTTCGATGAAGAAGACGGCCCAGAAGTGTGTCCAAGCCGGAGACTCGCTGAGCGCGCCGTGACTGGCCAGGTGTGTGCCTTTAACAGTGATGACAGCGTGAGCCACGCCCATCATCAGAACACCTGACAGGAAGTACAGCGTCTGAGACGAACCCAACAACAGGAACCCTGCAGACACAAGAACAACATCACTGCAGCGGCGTGGAACGCGAATCAACACAAACATATGAGCACAAACAGATCACAGGGACATAATCAAAGCTTTGACACAAAAAGCTTGCATTATGTAACTTCTAACAGGTTTAAAAATGAGTTACTGAGAAAACACTGAAGTAGAAGTAAATTTCTCAATGAGTTACAAATAAATAGCAAGTAACAGAATTTTGAagcagaagtttttttttcttttaaaacatgctCTTATAGTTGGTTAAGGTTTCATTTACATAACAATTGTAATAAAAACGTAAACAACAATGTTGTCAaaacaaacacaactaaaaccaCTGTATTaagcatgccaggccagtagatgGCGATCTCACTTTTTTGCAAACCATTATGCaaacatgtaatatgcattttttatctACTGTACTTTTTTCTTAAGCCCCATGATGCTTTGCACAAACTATGGGAGTAACTTCACACTGTAACCTTTGTACACTGTAAACAATCAGCAAAAGGTTTGCTCTATGAGCGCAATAATATACAGTTTCAAAAACTGAGCACAATGAGGGGACATTATTTTACTCACCCTTTAACCATCGATCATTAAAAGGAAATTCAAAAGTGTAAAAGCATTAACAAATTACTTTCAACATACCATTAATAAATCCTGAAGAGCCTCCTTCTATCTTTAGCAATATTATGTGCAtgttaaatatcattatataTGTCTTTTTATTGATTTCGTAACAATTACATTCTACAGCATCTGTGTGAAGACAAACCTGGAAAGATGCGTGAGGATTTGGAAGGAAAAATTTAAGTTTTTTATGCTTTATATCATAAATTAAACCACAAATGCACCATATATGTTGACTTTTTTCATTTACTTACAGTGGAACACAAAGGAAATATTATAATGATCAGGAGGTAAATAATGAAAAGAGCTATTAACGTTATTCTCCTGATTTCTGATAAGCAGTTAAAATAAGGATTATTGGTAGCGCAATcatgatttgaaatgatttgttgcAGTCTTTTTGAGCAGAACTTCCCCAAAACCGTAAGTGTCTCCCATAATTTTAAATGCAGTAGGTTTATTAGGAATAAGGTGAATACACTGGACATATAATCTCTGGCAGTGAATACTCATAAATAATTTTGAATTCACATTTCATTTGgtatcttttttaattaaattatgtattatgaTTGGTATGTTTGAAgaaatatttgcttttaattatttaatcaagcaatcgttatatttatttttatgtttctaggcattattatttaaaaaagtatcatGTAGatcatgcattattatttttattttttttactttttggtgtcatattttatatttgttttggcAAAATCCAAAGActgccactaaataaaaaaaaaaaaatgatgccgTTAATTAAATTATCATACAAGCCAAAACAACAAGAGATTgcataatgttaaaatatatgtttctttcttctgtttaagAAAGATGGTAAGCAAACAGTGTCTACCCACTTTCTCcttattatggaagtcaatggggaccagcaactgatgGTCTTCATTCCTTtgcgttcagcagaagaaagaaattcatacaggtttgggacaagtgagtaaatgaagactaCCTGAacctgaactatccctttaaccatcACCAAAGCTTAAAAGCTTATGATATAAAGAAGTTGTTCGGATTGAAAGTCAAAGAACGTTTGGCACGAATCTGAAGTTTTGTTTTCTGTGTCAGTGTTAAAGAAAATTTTAATCCAATAACCGGCTGGGACGGCACGTCTAAACTAGTCAACAATTAGATTTTAACGCACAGAATCCTAAATACTCCCTACTGATGACATTACACACCTTAACTCCTACAGGCCGTTGTAAACACAATGAcatgttgaaatgaaaacaaCCACAGCTTAAAAACACACTCTGAATGTTCCCTAGACTCTGAGCAACTTAAATCAAAATGCAAGTATTTTTAGGCTACGCAAACAGTGGATACTTAAAATACTGTACCtcacatttctttgtaattatttgtacatttctacaaattatgagtgaaaactgtttcaaagtaaagtgtgttttcagatgtgaatgggtgaatcttcaataaaaaaggaaattatatTTTGGGAAATTATGCATGCATGATATGCATCGTTGTGACATTTTCATTCAGTAAAATTCGAACTATTCTAATagctatattttactttttaaatatttttgtaattcatttaattattctCATTAaatcagtaaatatatataattactatactatatattttttaaataatgcataatttgtttattttataatattttttttattttttatttttgcttgacAGTAATGAGAATTGAAAGTGGAAATGTGGCTATTTTTCATGGTTGTTCATTAGTTGTTATTTtgatttcttttgtttgtttggagaTTCTCCCACAGAGCCTGTGTGTCTAAAATATAAAGTTGTGAAAGTTTGTACCTGCTGGTAAACTGATGAAGGCTGCGGTGAGGATGCTGCAGTCTATTCCTCTCCTCTCCCACCAgctgctctctctcacactcttctGCACCAGGCGCGTGAGCTCCATCATCAGCGTCTCGCGCTCAGCGTCCGCCTGCGCTTCGTCCCGGGACGCGGTGTCTGTCCTCTTCTCTGGATTGCTCTGCATTCTTGCGCTGGAGCTCAGAAACGCATGGCTCACGCGCAAACCATCGTCCCGCAAGCGAAACAAGACACTGAGAGACTTTAGTGCTGACTGCGCTAGaaactgatctctctctctctctctctctctctctctctctctgtttctttctcGTTCCCACGGCGATGCTGTTGGCAGGAGTGTCCTCAATGCTGTAAGAGTCCTGCGTCATcctatcacaaacacacacacacacacacacacacttccacacaCGTTTTATGTGGACCCTCTATTATGTACAAACGGTTTATTATTCTATCATCCAAAAACTAAACCTACAGTCACAAGAAAAAATTCTgaattttagattttcaaaaaacttaattttgtatttttttttatacgctTGTTTTCTCAAGGGGACCaaataatgtcacacacacacacacacacacacacacacacacacaatgtgaattTCAAAACCACTAAAATGTAAAACCGTTTTGCATTAACAACACATTTTTGTGAATGAATTCCACAAAAATTAATTTTGCACCCAACTGAacaattttacacaaaaatacataaatcaaacacatttctgtataagaccatatatatatatatatatatatatatatatatatatatatatataataataaaatgacataataATTGCAAAATTTACACAGGAATTCTGCAATTTCTGTAgacaagtaataataaaaaaacatgtcaaaCCACAAAATCAACAATTTATGCAAGGATAGTTCaattcagcagaagaaaaaaatggaaaattcataaaatcatttaacaaaaatctaaaatctaaaattcAAGGGTTTAGGATACAATTGGCACATGCATTttgttgaagaaacaaacaaaaaaaaaaagcaaaatcatGCAACAATTTGTGTAGAAGTTTTTACGTAAAAATCTGTGCGTTTTGATCTTTCTTTTTCCTACAATGATGTTTTTGATCCACAGGCAGGTCCCATGAGGAGTCTTGTATCACAAGAACAACAcagtaaatctctctctctctctctctctctctctcacacacacacacacacacttcctacAGCCACAGAAAATATTTATTCTCTCTAATCTACTGTCTCGCCCATGTATTCATTCTGTCTCTTTTAATCTACTTGGCAGAAGACAAAAGAAAggttgcagcaaaaaaaaaaaaaaaaaaaaaaaggcaggaaGTACATTCCAATACTATACAATACACAGAATgcagactatttaaaataaaaagaaacatcaaaTACAGGCCAGTAATAATGACCAGTTTATttaatcaacataaaaaaaactatccaCAATTTGTCACTGAAAACATTGGCATTTGGCTACCCTGAAAATGAGTCTTGGGTCATATTTTACCttcaaatcaaaattaaatatccattttttttgtgtgaaatatgacATGAAATAGTCAGGGACATTCGTAAAATATAAAGACAATATTTTGAGTTTCATGCAAGACTACAAAAGAAAAGAGGGAAGAGCACAgaatggaaaacaaaacaatgtgctttatgaaacaatacaaaacaaaagtGACATAGGCAGAATAAATTTCTTATGAATAATTAAGAGTGAACTTATGAATGATTTACACAGAAatgtctgtatttaaaaaaaattatacaatttacaaaataaaaatgtaagtttcatgTTTGACAATgactttacaaaatatttacatagaaaTTAGTGAACAAATGAGGACCAATCTGAGCTAAGAGCCAGTAAAACACACAGAAGCATAAACTTGTATCCAGTAAGGTGCTGAACACACATACTGTCATGTAAGAAGGGCTAGCCGTGTGTAGTTGAATTGTCTGGAGATGGAGTGTGATGGATGGACAGATTAAATAACAAGCATTATATCAGCTTTCAGCATCAGCCTCTAAAACCTGCCGCACACCCATAAATGAGCAGACAGCAGAGGAACACGGCTCCAGAACAAACATCTCACCCACTGAGTGAGAAGCTTTGACCGCAGTCGATCAACAGAATCATACATCAGTAAAACTGTACAAACATCAGGTGGCCAATAAAGGGATTTCACACACCCAAACTCCAACCACCTCTCAGCTGGAGTCCGTTATTACAGCATACAATCATCAGAATCCCAAAGATGAAAACTGCTAATCACCCACATAACTTTTTATACAACTGAAATGTCTTTTGGCTGGACATTGATGCTGTCCAAAGCATATATACAACTAAACACAAAAATTAGACAATGCTTGCACTTACAGTAAGCGATGAGCTAAGTTTGGACACATCTGTCCTTAATGTATGATCTTACAGACTTTTGGATCTAAACGATTCTACTTACttaatacataaaattaataaaaaagagaaTTAGAGTAATCTGGGAAACAGAAACGCTGATAGATTTTTGCTCCACTGATAAATATATCAATTATCAAGATGGGTCATCATGCAATAACAAAGGCTTTGTCAATTGGTCTGAATTGTTATAGTTGAAAATCATTGCAAAGCGTAAAATGCTAATTATCTCTGCAAATTTTAGTCCTAAAAGACTGCATCAATATGCAAGGCAATAATTCACAGGGTGTACCAGGAACCACGATATCTTTAATGAACCTCAATATGGTAAATAGCAGCTCAGattaaaaatgtgtgtgcatgtgcattcaT
Above is a window of Carassius gibelio isolate Cgi1373 ecotype wild population from Czech Republic chromosome B12, carGib1.2-hapl.c, whole genome shotgun sequence DNA encoding:
- the LOC127968819 gene encoding fatty acid desaturase 6-like, which produces MQSNPEKRTDTASRDEAQADAERETLMMELTRLVQKSVRESSWWERRGIDCSILTAAFISLPAGFLLLGSSQTLYFLSGVLMMGVAHAVITVKGTHLASHGALSESPAWTHFWAVFFIEVCGSFSARAGVQAHVKMHHAHTNVIPLGDSSTWKIPFLPRSVYLFIAPLAVPIITPIVAINQMKGQTPLLILRTVLCVCLGFISQYYLLRCVSGLSCSSALLVMLLCRAMFSLPYIHVNIFQHIGLPMFSATNRPKRIYQMTHGVLNLPRNPLLDWTFGHSLISCHVEHHLFPFLSDNMCLKVKPLVSQYLKEKKLPYQEDAYISRLSLFFHRYQELMVFTPHITELVGIQ